One genomic region from Anopheles bellator chromosome 2, idAnoBellAS_SP24_06.2, whole genome shotgun sequence encodes:
- the LOC131208880 gene encoding lysosome-associated membrane glycoprotein 2-like yields MHPLRASFVCLLVAGLAICNAQIETTTAKPPMPTPETTTTPTPSPNNTTTTTTTTTTTTTTVAPTTTTTAVPPTPKPVPEPEMGTWSYAESNRTCVIVQMAMQFNLSYFDTANKTANVLYNIPKEARVKSGACMNSSDYIELSWFGSNQSNVENTLKVAFVKNATEHEFALAGLQLNLLVMGESFPNAKANQSLQLTNNATLFKTPLQMSYHCSKPQLLNMTSATAGLGQPTVTVTKVQLEAFHEKKDKNFSIAKDCEAIDTPDIVPIAVGCALVTLIIIMLIAYLVGRNNVQGQGYLSM; encoded by the exons atgcaTCCGCTTCGTGCGTCGTTCGTTTGCCTGCTGGTGGCAGGACTGGCAATCTGCAATG CTCAAATCGAAACCACAACGGCGAAACCACCGATGCCAACACCGGAAACGACCACAACGCCAACACCCAGCCCAAACAataccaccactaccaccacgaccaccaccacaaccacgacgacggtggcaccgacgacgaccacaacCGCGGTGCCACCTACTCcgaaaccggtgccggaaccggagatgGGTACGTGGAGCTACGCCGAAAGCAACCGAACCTGCGTCATCGTTCAAATGGCCATGCAGTTCAATTTGAGCTACTTCGACACCG CCAACAAAACGGCCAACGTGCTGTACAACATTCCGAAGGAAGCCCGGGTCAAGTCGGGTGCGTGCATGAACTCGTCGGACTACATTGAGCTCAGCTGGTTCGGCAGCAACCAGAGCAACGTCGAGAACACTTTGAAAGTTGCGTTCGTGAAGAACGCGACCGAACATGAGTTCGCCCTCGCGGGACTGCAGCTCAACTTGCTGGTCATGGGCGAATCTTTCCCCAACGCCAAGG cgaatcAAAGCTTGCAGCTGACCAACAATGCGACGCTGTTCAAAACGCCGCTGCAAATGTCGTACCACTGCAGCAAGCCACAGCTGCTGAACATGAcgtccgccaccgccggcctcGGTCAGCCCACGGTGACTGTGACGAAGGTCCAGCTTGAGGCGTTCCACGAGAAGAAGGACAAAAACTTCTCGATCGCCAAAGACTGCGAAGCCATCGATACGCCCGACATCGTGCCGATCGCCGTCGGGTGCGCCCTGGTCACActgatcatcatcatgctgaTTGCATATTTGGTGGGCCGCAACAATGTGCAGGGACAGGGATACCTCAGCATGTAA
- the LOC131211485 gene encoding alpha-taxilin — protein MEDVVSKPAMELSNGEPRSNAEAKKLLREDKQREAKVEEQLAKALSGMTVDEKYAVVYKRLVESEKENRRLSALHKQYDRTLEASKREKENLILEHDKVAMTKTKLEALCRELQRQNKTIKEDSLAQIQQEEERRKQTQDKFQQSLNEIQDVMNENNEKNLKLKEDNMEMAKKFKVILEQYEKRDEQMEKMSKQMELVTQLSDAKLAKMSMESSTQKEQFLAEKKILLTELHTVKKQLAELHAVEGHLRGQVNMYSDKYGEFQDSLKKSKTIYEGYQEDMKKMSKKMKTLEKETMAWKARWESSNATVQKMLDDQIDREKHFTKTARQLSQLQKLCRTLQAERATYLAALKEANVALPSATAESGAENADETAPGKERVSDRSLQPKEEVTTEEVQTNEDNQVNGQPAGADTSPVAEQQTTATET, from the exons ATGGAAG ACGTTGTGAGCAAACCGGCCATGGAACTGTCGAACGGGGAACCGCGCAGTAACGCCGAAGCCAAGAAGCTGCTGCGCGAGGACAAACAGCGGGAGGCGAAGGTTGAGGAGCAGCTAGCCAAAGCGCTCAGTGGGATGACGGTGGACGAGAAGTACGCCGTCGTCTACAAGCGGTTGGTGGAATCCGAGAAGGAAAACCGCCGGCTCTCGGCGCTCCACAAGCAGTATGATCGCACGCTGGAGGCTTcgaagcgagagaaagaaaatctcaTCCTCGAGCACGACAAGGTGGCGATGACCAAGACGAAACTGGAGGCACTCTGCCGGGAACTGCAGCGCCAGAACAAAACCATCAAAGAGGACAGCCTGGCCCAGATACAGCAGGAGGAGGAGCGACGCAAGCAGACGCAGGACAAGTTCCAGCAGTCGCTCAACGAGATCCAGGACGTGATGAACGAGAACAATGAGAAAAATCTGAAACTGAAAGAGGACAACATGGAAATGGCCAAAAA GTTTAAGGTGATCCTGGAGCAGTACGAAAAACGTGACGAGCAAATGGAAAAGATGAGCAAACAGATGGAACTGGTGACGCAGTTGAGTGACGCGAAGCTGGCCAAAATGTCGATGGAGTCCAGCACACAAAAGGAACAGTTTCTGGC CGAAAAGAAGATTTTGTTGACGGAGTTGCACACGGTGAAAAAACAGCTCGCCGAGCTACATGCAGTCGAGGGGCACTTAAGGGGCCAGGTCAACATGTACTCCGACAAATACGGCGAGTTCCAGGATTCGctgaagaaaagcaaaaccattTACGAAGGCTACCAGGAGGACATGAAAAAG ATgtcgaagaaaatgaagacactggaaaaggaaacgatGGCATGGAAGGCCCGCTGGGAATCGAGCAACGCCACCGTGCAGAAGATGCTGGACGATCAGATTGATCGAGAAAAGCACTTTACGAAAACGGCACGTCAGCTGTCGCAGTTGCAGAAACTGTGCCGCACCCTGCAGGCCGAGCGGGCCACCTACCTGGCGGCGCTGAAGGAAGCGAACGTTGCCCTACCGTCGGCGACAGCCGAGTCCGGGGCGGAAAATGCGGACGAAACGGCCCCCGGGAAGGAGCGCGTTTCCGATCGTTCGCTGCAACCGAAGGAGGAGGTCACCACCGAGGAGGTACAAACCAATGAGGACAATCAGGTGAACGGTCAACCGGCAGGGGCCGATACATCGCCCGTGGCAGAACAGCAGACAACGGCTACGGAAACGTAG